One Burkholderia vietnamiensis LMG 10929 genomic window carries:
- a CDS encoding PLP-dependent aminotransferase family protein, with translation MDTVILADWLSARLDRSSSEPMYRQLLQQMQQAILTGELAPGTKLPSSRTLAADLSIARNTVLHVYDQLTAEGYVLTTTGSGTYVADTRPDAAAIRVPGAAQPSCEADAAPQQDTRRDLSMRGRQLIEHAGVSRRQWGAFMPGVPDVAEFPSRTWSRLQARLWKEANPELLTYAPGGGYRPLRRALADYLRVARSVKCSPDQVIITTGIHQSIDLAVRLLSDIGDRAWVEEPCYWGVRSVLQAAGLTLAPVAVDQEGLDPRTSDMQHPPRLVLVTPSHQYPLGMVMSLARRRMLLEYARQHRCWIIEDDYDSEFRYGSRPLASLQGLDDGGRVIYVGSLGKMLFPGLRMGYMVVPEHLVDTFRTGLSELYREGQLMQQAVLAEFIMDGHLTSHVRRMRTLYGERRQLLIDAIHARFGDALPVMGDEAGLHLVLGLPEGCDDHEVTQSAFDAGVIVRPLTSYYSSEATARPGLLLGYACVAHERIGPAFDTLAATIEQHLPRHFTHAA, from the coding sequence TTGGATACCGTGATCCTGGCCGACTGGCTGTCCGCCCGCCTCGACCGCAGCTCGTCCGAGCCGATGTACCGGCAGCTTCTGCAGCAGATGCAGCAGGCGATCCTCACCGGGGAACTGGCGCCGGGCACCAAGCTGCCGAGCTCGCGCACGCTCGCAGCCGATCTGTCGATCGCGCGCAATACGGTGCTTCACGTATACGATCAGCTCACCGCCGAGGGCTACGTGCTGACGACCACCGGCAGCGGCACCTACGTGGCCGACACGCGACCGGACGCCGCGGCGATCCGCGTGCCGGGCGCCGCGCAGCCGTCGTGCGAAGCCGATGCGGCGCCGCAGCAGGACACGCGCCGCGACCTGTCGATGCGCGGCCGGCAATTGATCGAGCATGCGGGCGTGTCGCGGCGCCAGTGGGGCGCGTTCATGCCCGGCGTGCCGGACGTGGCGGAATTCCCGAGCCGGACCTGGAGCCGCCTCCAGGCGCGGCTGTGGAAGGAAGCCAACCCGGAGCTGCTGACCTATGCGCCGGGCGGCGGCTATCGGCCGCTGCGCCGCGCGCTCGCCGACTACCTGCGCGTCGCGCGTTCGGTCAAATGCTCGCCCGACCAGGTCATCATCACGACCGGCATTCATCAGTCGATTGATCTCGCGGTGCGGCTGCTGTCGGACATCGGCGATCGCGCATGGGTCGAGGAGCCGTGCTACTGGGGCGTGCGCAGCGTGCTGCAGGCGGCCGGCCTGACGCTCGCGCCGGTGGCGGTCGATCAGGAAGGGCTGGATCCGCGCACGAGCGACATGCAGCATCCGCCGCGGCTCGTGCTCGTCACGCCGTCGCACCAGTATCCGCTCGGGATGGTGATGAGCCTCGCGCGGCGCCGGATGCTGCTCGAATACGCGCGTCAGCATCGCTGCTGGATCATCGAGGACGACTACGACAGCGAATTCCGCTACGGCAGCCGGCCGCTCGCGTCACTGCAGGGCCTCGACGACGGCGGCCGCGTGATCTACGTCGGCAGCCTCGGCAAGATGCTGTTCCCCGGCTTGCGGATGGGCTACATGGTCGTGCCCGAGCATCTCGTCGACACGTTTCGCACCGGGCTGTCGGAGCTGTACCGCGAAGGCCAGCTGATGCAGCAGGCCGTGCTCGCGGAATTCATCATGGATGGTCACCTGACGTCGCACGTGCGGCGCATGCGCACGCTGTACGGCGAGCGTCGGCAATTGCTGATCGATGCGATCCATGCGCGCTTCGGCGACGCGCTGCCGGTGATGGGCGACGAGGCCGGCCTGCATCTGGTGCTCGGTCTGCCCGAAGGATGCGACGATCACGAGGTCACGCAAAGCGCGTTCGACGCCGGAGTGATCGTGCGCCCGCTCACCAGTTACTACAGCAGCGAGGCCACCGCACGGCCCGGGTTGCTGCTCGGCTATGCATGCGTCGCGCACGAGCGCATCGGGCCGGCGTTCGATACGCTCGCGGCAACGATCGAACAGCATCTGCCGCGGCATTTCACGCACGCGGCGTAG
- a CDS encoding lipase secretion chaperone: MSAQQTRAPLLRRIAPYGAAGLAAIVGVAIWSGTGSQSGADAARTPANAVAADGASAAVRQAALPASAALPAPLVGSSAPRLPLDSGGHLAKVRAVRDFFDYCLTARSELTAAALDALVAREIAAQLDATPAQPEALDVWRRYRAYLDALEKLPDGGAVDKIDPEALQRALDQRASIAHRTLGDWSQPFFGAEQSQQRYDLARLRIVQDRTLTDAQKAERLAALDQQMPADERAARAPAERQRAALDQIAQLQKSGATPDAVRAQLTQSLGADVAARVVQMQQDDASWQSRYADYAAQRAQIDAAGLSQQDRDAQIAALRQRIFTKPGEAVRAAAFDRSAAGTR; this comes from the coding sequence ATGAGTGCACAACAAACACGCGCACCGCTGCTGCGTCGGATCGCGCCATACGGTGCGGCGGGGCTGGCCGCGATCGTCGGCGTCGCGATCTGGAGCGGCACGGGATCGCAGAGCGGCGCTGATGCGGCGCGCACGCCAGCCAATGCGGTCGCGGCCGACGGCGCGAGCGCCGCAGTTCGTCAGGCCGCGCTGCCGGCGAGCGCCGCATTGCCGGCGCCACTGGTCGGCTCCAGCGCGCCGCGGTTGCCGCTCGATTCGGGCGGGCATCTCGCGAAGGTGCGCGCGGTGCGTGACTTCTTCGATTACTGCCTGACCGCGCGCAGCGAGCTCACTGCGGCCGCGCTCGACGCATTGGTCGCACGCGAGATCGCCGCGCAGCTCGATGCAACGCCCGCGCAGCCCGAGGCGCTCGACGTGTGGCGCCGCTACCGTGCGTATCTCGACGCGCTCGAGAAGCTGCCGGACGGCGGCGCGGTCGACAAGATCGATCCCGAGGCGCTGCAGCGCGCGCTCGACCAGCGCGCGTCGATCGCGCACCGGACGCTCGGCGACTGGAGCCAGCCGTTCTTCGGTGCCGAGCAATCGCAGCAGCGCTACGATCTCGCACGGCTCAGGATCGTGCAGGACCGCACGCTGACCGATGCGCAGAAAGCGGAGCGGCTCGCGGCGCTCGACCAGCAGATGCCGGCCGACGAGCGTGCCGCGCGCGCGCCGGCCGAGCGGCAGCGCGCGGCGCTCGACCAGATCGCGCAATTGCAGAAGAGCGGCGCGACGCCGGACGCGGTGCGCGCACAACTGACGCAGTCGCTCGGTGCGGACGTGGCCGCGCGCGTCGTGCAGATGCAGCAGGACGACGCGTCGTGGCAAAGCCGTTACGCGGATTATGCGGCGCAGCGCGCGCAGATCGATGCGGCCGGGTTGTCGCAGCAGGATCGCGATGCGCAGATCGCGGCGCTGCGGCAGCGGATCTTCACGAAGCCGGGCGAAGCGGTGCGCGCCGCGGCGTTCGATCGCAGCGCGGCCGGCACGCGGTAA
- a CDS encoding esterase/lipase family protein yields MTKSMRSRVMAGAAACAMSAAPFAGATAVMALATTRTAVAATAPSDTYAATRYPLVFVHGINGNEKIGGAIDQWYGIRGDLQQHGASVYVANLSAFQSDDGPNGRGEQLLAYVKRVLAASGATRVNLVGHSQGGLTSRYVAAVAPELVASVTTIGTPHRGSEFADFVQRVLAYDPTGLSSAVIAKFVNLMAFLTSTNFNLKQDALAALQTLTTSQAAVYNVNYPSAGLGAPGSCETGASTETIGGHTHLLYSWTGTAIRPAFSLSGVMLAKDVSTIPLIDPAYKDDSSTLAMLATGTVMINRGSGRNDGLVSKCSALYGQVLGTHYKWNHVDEINQTLGVHGAFAEDPVAVIRTHANRLKLAGV; encoded by the coding sequence ATGACTAAATCGATGCGTTCCAGGGTGATGGCGGGTGCAGCGGCATGCGCGATGAGCGCTGCGCCGTTCGCGGGAGCGACTGCCGTGATGGCGCTCGCGACGACGCGCACGGCCGTGGCGGCAACCGCGCCATCGGACACTTACGCGGCGACGCGTTATCCGCTCGTTTTCGTGCACGGCATCAACGGCAACGAGAAAATCGGCGGCGCGATCGATCAGTGGTACGGCATACGTGGCGATCTGCAGCAGCACGGCGCGAGCGTCTATGTCGCGAATCTGTCGGCGTTCCAGAGCGACGACGGTCCGAACGGGCGCGGCGAACAGCTGCTCGCTTACGTCAAGCGGGTGCTCGCCGCGAGCGGTGCGACGCGGGTGAACCTGGTCGGTCACAGCCAGGGCGGCCTCACGTCGCGCTATGTCGCGGCGGTCGCGCCGGAACTCGTCGCATCGGTGACGACGATCGGCACGCCGCACCGCGGCTCCGAGTTCGCGGACTTCGTGCAGCGCGTGCTCGCCTACGACCCGACGGGGCTGTCGTCGGCGGTGATCGCGAAGTTCGTCAATCTGATGGCATTCCTGACGAGCACCAACTTCAACCTGAAGCAGGACGCATTGGCCGCGCTGCAGACGCTGACCACGTCGCAGGCCGCCGTCTACAACGTCAACTATCCGAGCGCGGGCCTTGGCGCGCCGGGCAGCTGCGAGACGGGCGCGTCGACCGAGACGATCGGCGGCCATACGCATCTGCTGTACTCGTGGACGGGCACCGCGATTCGGCCGGCCTTTTCGCTATCCGGCGTCATGCTCGCGAAGGATGTCAGCACGATTCCGTTGATCGATCCCGCGTACAAGGACGACTCTTCGACGCTTGCGATGCTCGCCACCGGCACGGTGATGATCAATCGCGGCTCGGGGCGCAACGACGGGCTCGTGTCGAAATGCAGCGCGCTGTACGGGCAGGTGCTGGGCACGCACTACAAGTGGAATCACGTCGACGAGATCAATCAGACGCTCGGCGTGCACGGTGCGTTTGCGGAGGACCCGGTCGCGGTCATCCGCACGCATGCGAACCGGCTGAAACTCGCGGGTGTGTGA
- a CDS encoding triacylglycerol lipase: MVRSMRSRVVAAAVACAMSGAQFAGTTAVMTLATTHAATAATAATDDYAATRYPVVLVHGLTGTDKYAGVLEYWYGIQEDLQRHGAAVYVANLSGFQSDDGPNGRGEQLLAYVKTVLAATGATKVNLIGHSQGGLTSRYVAAVAPDLVASVTTIGTPHRGSEFADFVQSVLAYDPTGLSSSVIATFFNVFGILTSSSNNTNQDALAALKTLTTSQAAAYNQNYPSAGLGAPGSCQTGAPTETVGGNTHLLYSWAGTAIQPTVSMFGVTGAKDVSTIPVIDPANALDLSTLALLGTGTVMINRGAGQNDGLVSKCSALYGQVLGTRYKWNHLDEINQLLGVRGAYAEDPVAVIRTHANRLKLAGV; encoded by the coding sequence ATGGTCAGATCGATGCGTTCCAGGGTGGTGGCAGCGGCAGTGGCATGCGCGATGAGCGGCGCGCAGTTCGCGGGGACGACCGCAGTGATGACGCTCGCGACGACGCACGCGGCGACCGCGGCAACCGCGGCGACGGACGACTACGCGGCGACGCGCTATCCGGTCGTCCTCGTGCACGGCCTTACCGGCACCGACAAGTACGCAGGCGTGCTCGAGTACTGGTACGGCATCCAGGAGGATCTGCAGCGGCACGGCGCGGCCGTCTATGTCGCGAATCTGTCCGGTTTCCAGAGCGACGACGGTCCGAACGGGCGCGGCGAGCAGCTGCTCGCTTACGTGAAGACGGTGCTCGCCGCGACCGGCGCGACCAAGGTGAACCTGATCGGTCACAGCCAGGGCGGCCTCACGTCGCGCTATGTCGCGGCGGTCGCGCCCGATCTGGTCGCATCGGTGACGACGATCGGCACGCCGCACCGCGGCTCCGAGTTCGCGGACTTCGTGCAGAGCGTGCTCGCCTACGACCCGACGGGGTTGTCGTCGTCGGTGATTGCAACCTTCTTCAACGTTTTTGGCATCCTGACGAGCAGCAGCAACAACACGAACCAGGACGCGCTCGCCGCGCTGAAAACGCTGACGACTTCGCAGGCCGCTGCATACAACCAGAACTATCCGAGCGCGGGTCTCGGCGCGCCGGGCAGCTGCCAGACGGGTGCGCCGACGGAGACGGTCGGCGGCAATACGCACCTGCTGTACTCGTGGGCCGGCACCGCGATTCAGCCCACCGTGTCGATGTTCGGCGTCACCGGCGCGAAGGACGTCAGCACGATTCCGGTGATCGATCCAGCCAACGCGCTCGACCTGTCCACGCTTGCGCTGCTGGGCACCGGCACGGTGATGATCAACCGCGGCGCCGGGCAGAACGACGGCCTCGTGTCGAAGTGCAGCGCACTGTACGGGCAGGTGCTGGGCACGCGCTACAAGTGGAACCACCTCGACGAAATCAACCAGTTGCTCGGCGTGCGCGGCGCGTATGCGGAGGATCCGGTCGCGGTCATCCGCACGCATGCGAACCGGCTGAAACTCGCGGGTGTGTGA
- a CDS encoding TonB-dependent copper receptor, which yields MTNFSSRAPNASRHPDARRVPRVLTLTVPALAVSAMTAAVAAEPVRVAGAPPDDAAWLLPPVEVVASPLTTPLVVVTDPKTPRQPLPASDGADYLKTIPGFTSIRSGGTNGDPVLRGMFGSRLNILANGLPTLGACPNRMDAPTSYIAPESYDKVTVVKGPQTVLYGPGASAGTVLFERVTPRFERPGMRFDGSVVGGSFGRNDQNVDVTAGTPDVYGRVIANHAHAQDYQDGNGDTVPSQWDKWNADAALGWTPDDHTRVELTAGTGDGYARYAGRGMDGAHFRRETFGLSFDKRHLGDVLERIEARVYYNEADHVMDNYTLRQPDPTSSMPMRMASEVRRRTFGARAAATLRFGDDFKLVTGVDAQSNRLDSRSAMGRQNYGDQPWDPQATMWNAGAFGELTWFASDAARVIGGARVDYASARDKRAATSGMMTSKPNPTFDDDRARVLPSAFVRYERDLASLPLTWYAGIGHAQRFPDYWELFSATRGPAGSINAFSAVRPEKTTQLDIGAQYKSGRFDAWVSAYAGYVQDYILFDYSTGMMGATTRATNVNAQIMGGEAGVSWRPVAPLRVETSLAYAWGRNATSGDPLPQMPPLDARFGLEYTRGAWSAGGLWRVVAAQHRYALNQGNVVGKDFGPSSGFGVLSLHAQYNVSKKVQISVGVDNVLNKAYTEHLNLAGNAGFGYSANAPVMEPGRTAWVRVSAKL from the coding sequence ATGACCAATTTTTCGTCGCGCGCGCCGAACGCGTCGCGCCATCCCGATGCACGGCGCGTGCCGCGCGTGCTCACTCTCACCGTTCCCGCGCTGGCCGTCAGCGCGATGACCGCCGCCGTCGCGGCCGAACCCGTGCGCGTCGCCGGCGCGCCGCCGGACGACGCAGCGTGGCTGTTGCCGCCCGTCGAAGTCGTCGCGTCGCCGCTGACGACGCCGCTCGTCGTCGTCACCGATCCGAAGACGCCGCGTCAGCCGCTCCCGGCAAGCGACGGCGCCGATTATCTGAAGACGATCCCCGGTTTCACGTCGATCCGCAGCGGCGGCACCAACGGCGACCCCGTGTTGCGCGGGATGTTCGGCTCGCGGTTGAACATCCTGGCGAACGGGCTGCCGACGCTCGGCGCCTGCCCGAACCGGATGGACGCGCCGACCTCGTACATCGCGCCGGAGAGCTATGACAAGGTCACCGTCGTGAAGGGGCCGCAGACGGTGCTGTACGGGCCGGGCGCGTCGGCCGGCACCGTGCTGTTCGAGCGCGTGACGCCGCGTTTCGAGCGGCCGGGCATGCGCTTCGACGGCAGCGTGGTCGGCGGCTCGTTCGGCCGCAACGACCAGAACGTCGACGTGACGGCCGGCACGCCGGACGTCTACGGCCGCGTGATCGCGAATCACGCGCACGCGCAGGACTACCAGGACGGCAACGGCGATACCGTGCCGTCGCAATGGGACAAGTGGAACGCGGACGCCGCGCTCGGCTGGACGCCCGACGACCATACGCGAGTCGAGCTGACGGCGGGCACCGGCGACGGCTACGCCCGCTACGCGGGGCGCGGAATGGACGGCGCGCATTTTCGCCGCGAAACGTTCGGCCTGTCGTTCGACAAGCGGCATCTCGGCGACGTGCTCGAGCGGATCGAGGCGCGGGTGTACTACAACGAAGCCGATCACGTGATGGACAACTACACGTTGCGTCAGCCGGATCCGACCAGCAGCATGCCGATGCGGATGGCCTCCGAGGTGCGGCGCCGCACGTTCGGCGCGCGCGCGGCGGCGACGCTCCGGTTCGGCGACGACTTCAAGCTCGTGACCGGCGTCGACGCGCAGTCGAACCGGCTCGATTCGCGCTCGGCGATGGGGCGGCAGAACTACGGCGACCAGCCTTGGGACCCGCAGGCGACGATGTGGAATGCCGGCGCGTTCGGCGAGCTGACGTGGTTCGCGAGCGATGCGGCGCGCGTGATCGGCGGCGCGCGGGTCGACTACGCGAGCGCGCGCGACAAGCGTGCGGCGACGAGCGGGATGATGACGAGCAAGCCGAATCCCACGTTCGACGACGATCGCGCACGCGTGCTGCCGAGCGCCTTCGTGCGCTATGAACGCGACCTCGCGTCGCTGCCGCTCACGTGGTACGCCGGTATCGGCCACGCGCAACGCTTCCCCGACTATTGGGAGCTGTTCTCCGCGACCCGCGGCCCGGCGGGCTCGATCAACGCGTTCTCGGCGGTGCGGCCGGAGAAGACCACGCAGCTCGACATCGGCGCGCAGTACAAGAGCGGCCGGTTCGATGCGTGGGTGTCGGCCTACGCGGGCTACGTACAGGACTACATCCTGTTCGACTACTCGACCGGAATGATGGGCGCGACCACGCGGGCGACCAACGTCAACGCGCAGATCATGGGCGGCGAAGCGGGCGTGTCGTGGCGGCCCGTCGCGCCGCTGCGCGTCGAGACGTCGCTCGCGTATGCATGGGGGCGCAACGCGACGAGCGGCGATCCGTTGCCGCAGATGCCGCCGCTCGACGCGCGCTTCGGGCTCGAATACACCCGTGGCGCCTGGTCGGCCGGTGGCCTGTGGCGAGTCGTTGCGGCGCAGCATCGCTATGCGTTGAACCAGGGCAACGTGGTCGGCAAGGACTTCGGTCCGAGCAGCGGGTTCGGCGTGCTGTCGCTCCATGCGCAATACAACGTCAGCAAGAAGGTGCAGATCTCGGTCGGCGTCGACAACGTGCTGAACAAGGCCTACACCGAGCATCTGAACCTCGCGGGCAACGCGGGCTTCGGTTATTCGGCGAACGCGCCGGTGATGGAGCCCGGGCGTACCGCGTGGGTGCGCGTCAGCGCGAAGCTGTAA
- a CDS encoding DUF2946 domain-containing protein has protein sequence MLHRHRHLTAWLGVFAIWLAIAAPLVSQWRIAQAASPDAVVCGTGHGAHLARAAQQTHDHAAHLDACGYCGFFAHVPAIGGPVAASIAFIPAVFAGAAAPRTLAAATRRYPRAYPRAPPERA, from the coding sequence ATGCTGCATCGACATCGTCATCTGACCGCCTGGCTCGGCGTGTTCGCGATCTGGCTCGCGATCGCCGCGCCGCTGGTATCGCAGTGGCGTATCGCGCAGGCCGCATCGCCCGATGCGGTCGTCTGCGGCACCGGGCACGGCGCACATCTCGCGCGGGCGGCGCAGCAGACGCACGATCACGCGGCGCATCTCGACGCCTGCGGCTATTGCGGCTTCTTCGCGCACGTTCCCGCGATCGGCGGCCCCGTCGCCGCGTCGATCGCCTTCATCCCCGCCGTGTTCGCGGGCGCTGCCGCACCGCGCACGCTTGCGGCTGCCACACGACGCTATCCGCGCGCGTATCCACGCGCACCGCCCGAGCGCGCCTGA
- a CDS encoding cytochrome b produces the protein MKNIIAKQSRYSTPAIFFHWAVFLLVALAYLAIEVRGPKGSDSRAFWMNVHLTAGTFVLALSVLRVVWRMVSRAPDAIAQAPLLKWLSTLAHLALYVFIVAQPLLGIMMVNMGGKPVSLDWLGVSFTLFGPDKALRPTIKEAHELIGNAFYFVIGLHALAALYHHFVRRDDVLRRMMP, from the coding sequence ATGAAAAACATAATCGCGAAACAGTCGCGCTACAGCACGCCGGCTATCTTCTTTCACTGGGCCGTCTTCCTGCTGGTTGCGCTCGCCTATCTGGCCATCGAGGTTCGCGGCCCCAAAGGCAGCGACAGCCGCGCGTTCTGGATGAACGTGCATTTGACCGCAGGCACGTTCGTGCTCGCCTTGTCGGTGCTGCGCGTGGTGTGGCGCATGGTGAGCCGCGCGCCGGACGCGATCGCGCAGGCGCCGTTGCTGAAGTGGCTGTCGACGCTCGCGCATCTGGCGCTGTACGTGTTCATCGTCGCGCAGCCGCTGCTCGGCATCATGATGGTCAACATGGGCGGCAAGCCGGTGTCGCTCGACTGGCTCGGCGTGTCGTTCACGCTGTTCGGCCCGGACAAGGCGCTGCGGCCGACGATCAAGGAAGCGCACGAGCTGATCGGCAACGCCTTCTACTTCGTGATCGGCCTGCATGCACTGGCTGCGCTTTATCATCATTTCGTCCGGCGTGACGACGTGCTGCGGCGCATGATGCCGTAA
- a CDS encoding Pr6Pr family membrane protein: MSKAFFVAAYRLVAALLAVSTTLHSVAGRWGLPSFHLGNYLSYFTQLSSLYAAAMLIAGLSRIPRTGSARYESMRGAAVLYVLITAIVYELLLARLDALRHVTPPLNNWVLHRIVPLVVLCDWLYVRPRSPIPRRSTVAWLGFPVVYLGYTLVRGALENWYPYPFVDPRPHGYLPVAVQCSLIALGAAALALGIRWLGNRPARLGAAQLEDG, translated from the coding sequence ATGAGCAAAGCGTTCTTCGTTGCGGCCTACCGGCTCGTCGCCGCGCTGCTCGCGGTGTCCACCACGCTGCACAGCGTCGCCGGCCGCTGGGGCCTGCCCAGTTTTCATCTCGGCAACTATCTCAGCTATTTCACACAACTGAGCAGTCTGTACGCGGCGGCGATGCTGATCGCGGGGCTGTCGCGCATTCCACGCACCGGCTCCGCGCGCTACGAGTCGATGCGCGGCGCGGCGGTGCTGTACGTGCTGATCACCGCGATCGTCTACGAGCTGCTGCTCGCGCGGCTCGATGCGTTGCGTCACGTCACGCCACCCCTGAACAACTGGGTGCTGCACCGGATCGTGCCGCTCGTCGTGCTGTGCGACTGGCTGTACGTGAGGCCGCGCTCGCCGATTCCGCGCCGCAGCACAGTCGCGTGGCTCGGCTTTCCGGTCGTCTATCTCGGCTATACGCTCGTGCGCGGCGCACTGGAAAACTGGTACCCGTATCCGTTCGTCGATCCGCGGCCGCACGGCTACCTGCCGGTCGCCGTTCAGTGTTCGCTGATCGCGCTCGGCGCCGCGGCGCTCGCGCTGGGGATTCGCTGGCTCGGCAATCGTCCGGCGCGGCTCGGCGCCGCGCAGCTCGAGGACGGGTGA
- a CDS encoding peptidoglycan DD-metalloendopeptidase family protein, which translates to MRETIPIHEALTRWLPQAALVVAAAALSGCTMTPWTDSWQPMRSSTPMSAATPGVIAGYYRVNPGDTLASVAAAYGQRVQDVASWNHMSPNDALSPGQVLRVAPPPAATSLTQAPSASAQPGSLAWPATGIVATPFSAGKTRGIVIAASGPDHSVRAAANGRVVYAGTGVKAYGPLVILKHENGLITAYGHNGKLLVNEGDAVRTGQPIAEMGTDPSGRATFEFEVRQNGKVADPMNFLARNGG; encoded by the coding sequence TTGAGAGAAACGATTCCGATCCACGAGGCGCTGACGCGCTGGCTGCCGCAGGCGGCGTTGGTCGTCGCGGCCGCGGCGCTGTCGGGCTGTACGATGACGCCGTGGACCGACAGCTGGCAGCCGATGCGATCGTCGACGCCCATGTCGGCCGCGACGCCCGGCGTGATCGCCGGCTATTACCGCGTCAACCCGGGCGACACGCTCGCGAGCGTCGCGGCTGCCTACGGGCAGCGCGTGCAGGACGTCGCGAGCTGGAACCACATGTCGCCCAACGACGCGCTGTCGCCCGGCCAGGTGCTGCGCGTCGCGCCGCCGCCGGCCGCGACGTCGCTCACGCAGGCGCCGTCCGCCTCCGCGCAGCCGGGCTCGCTGGCATGGCCGGCTACCGGCATCGTCGCGACGCCGTTCTCGGCCGGCAAGACGCGCGGCATCGTGATTGCCGCGTCGGGGCCCGATCATTCGGTGCGCGCCGCGGCGAACGGGCGCGTGGTTTATGCCGGGACGGGCGTCAAGGCATATGGGCCGCTCGTGATCCTGAAGCATGAAAACGGCCTGATCACCGCGTACGGGCACAACGGCAAGCTGCTCGTGAACGAAGGCGACGCGGTGCGCACGGGGCAGCCGATCGCCGAGATGGGCACCGATCCGAGCGGACGCGCGACGTTCGAGTTCGAAGTTCGCCAGAACGGCAAGGTCGCCGATCCGATGAACTTCCTGGCGCGCAACGGCGGCTGA
- a CDS encoding DUF4148 domain-containing protein → MKSLIATFAAAAVLAVPAVSFAQQNAPVTRAQVKAELVQLQQAGYKLGSDRTDYPVGIQAAEARVNPQQNVAAADTSGYGAQPAGQQESGAPVAKTGWQVKRVSDGAPIYKGR, encoded by the coding sequence ATGAAATCGCTGATCGCAACGTTCGCTGCAGCTGCCGTTCTCGCCGTCCCCGCCGTGTCGTTCGCCCAACAGAATGCGCCGGTCACCCGTGCGCAAGTGAAGGCCGAGCTGGTCCAACTGCAACAGGCCGGCTACAAGCTGGGCAGCGACCGGACCGACTACCCGGTCGGCATCCAGGCAGCTGAAGCGCGTGTGAACCCGCAACAGAACGTCGCCGCTGCCGATACCAGCGGCTACGGCGCGCAACCGGCCGGCCAGCAAGAGTCGGGTGCACCGGTAGCCAAGACCGGCTGGCAAGTGAAGCGCGTGTCGGACGGCGCACCGATCTACAAGGGTCGTTGA